A region from the Phoenix dactylifera cultivar Barhee BC4 unplaced genomic scaffold, palm_55x_up_171113_PBpolish2nd_filt_p 002107F, whole genome shotgun sequence genome encodes:
- the LOC120109388 gene encoding 40S ribosomal protein S7-like has protein sequence MYTARKKIQKEKDVEPTEFEETVAQALFDLENTNQELKSDLKDLYINSAVQIDVAGNRKAVVVHVPYRLRKAFRKIHVRLVREMEKKFSGKDVLFIAARRILRPPKKGSAVVRPRSRTLTHVHEAMLEDIVYPAEIVGKRIRYRLDGSKVIKIFLDPKERNNTEYKLDSFAGVYRKLTGKNVVFEYPVTEA, from the exons ATGTATACAGCAAGGAAGAAAATCCAGAAGGAAAAAGATGTCGAACCTACTGAGTTCGAGGAGACAGTTGCACAG GCCCTTTTTGATTTGGAGAACACCAATCAGGAACTTAAAAGTGATTTGAAGGATCTTTACATTAACTCAGCTGT TCAAATTGATGTTGCGGGGAACCGGAAAGCTGTTGTTGTCCATGTACCTTACAGACTGAGGAAGGCTTTCCGGAAAATTCACGTGAGGCTTGTCCGGGAAATGGAGAAGAAATTCAGTGGCAAG GATGTGCTATTTATTGCCGCTAGAAGGATACTGAGGCCACCGAAAAAAGGCTCTGCAGTAGTACGGCCTCGAAGCCGCACACTGAcacatgtgcatgaagctatGTTGGAGGACATTGTGTATCCAGCAGAGATTGTTGGGAAACGTATTCGATATCGTCTTGATGGATCTAAGGTCATCAAG ATCTTCTTAGACCCAAAAGAGAGGAACAACACTGAGTATAAGTTGGACAGCTTTGCTGGAGTTTACCGCAAACTTACTGGAAAAAATGTGGTTTTTGAGTACCCGGTTACTGAGGCATGA